Part of the Periophthalmus magnuspinnatus isolate fPerMag1 chromosome 23, fPerMag1.2.pri, whole genome shotgun sequence genome, TGTGCTGGGATCAGGAACCAGAAGCCTGTCAAAGAGAAACATGCTCCTGTATGCATGCCTGAGCTAGAGATGACAAAAAAAGAACTATAAATGGGTGCAGATGTGCAGGTGGCAACGTGACAAATAACATGCAAATGGAGAAAGTAGAATGAATGCTGTAAGAAACACACTTGTTATTATGAATAGGGTTTTTCTATTTACATCCAATGCGTTGTATACTGAGCTATGAGTAAACATACACTGTAATTGTCACTGTGGTCAATGTGACTTCTGATtaaataatatgtattttttctattaaaGATGAAAATAACAAATCTGAATTCTTTGCATGGAGTACTAATGCAAACAATCATTGAAGCCCTGTGAAGTAACATGACCAACTTGGAAAAATACAAAGGGAGAAAtgttttttccagatttttACCCAACTCTGCCCAAACCCCGGTGCTGTGACTCCCACAGCAGCCCTAAAACAACTCAGGCTCTATGTGGTCAAAGACAAAGAGCTGGGACACATGTGCTTCAATCAAGTGGATTGGCATACAGGTTTTCCAGGTGTTTTCAGCAAATCTATTTTAAAACCTCTATCATTTAGAACAAATGATAGATGAATTCAGTTGCATAAAAAACAGAATTTATTCTCGCTCAAAATAAGATCAATTTAAATATTTGGTTAAAATGTGGCTTATAATTTACAGTTTCTCTAAAATACACCTTTTATAGGGGAtatatggaagaaaaaaaaccaatTATAAAGTCAGTTACTGATTGTTGACAGCCGCTTCATCTGTTCTTCTTGAGTCCAATGACAGCATAGCATCTCGGTGAAAGCAGAGGATCAAAGAGCTGAACCAGAGCTGAGAATGATACATTTTCCTATGGGTAGACAAAATCCacacacaattaaaataaaaagggcTTCTCTTCCCCGTCGGGTCCGTAGCTCTTTTGAAAGTCTTACAAAGCTTTTGATATTTTCTCCAGAGACTGAACATCTGTAAAAATATTGTGCCAGGTGTACTGCTGTCAGCGTAAACTGTAAAACTACTTTCTCACAGTTGGTTGATACATTTACATGCAAAAGCTGAAATGTTACTGTAGGTTTTAACATGTCTTTAAACTAAATCACAGTCAAATTCAAATatttgctacctgcttgttcATCTTCATCTGCTATGTGTTTATAATTTGTATCACTCTCACAATGTTTACCTGTTCTTTGAGGTAACACAGACGGTCCAGAAGGATTAAGCCTTCAATGCATGGTGCCAGGGTCAGTTTTAACtacataagaaagaaaaaatcagTAAAAAAACCACACAACAATATATAGTTGGTTGAACTATTAGTGACGGTCCGTTCGGCTAAGACCTAGCAGTAAGAACTGATCGTTTGTAGTGAATCAGAAGAACCGATTCCTGCTCAGATCTGCTAAAATCAATACTAGCAGAACAGAAATATGGGTTGAACAAATTAGAAAATAtagcaaaatatatattaacaaACACAAGATTGTAGTTTATtcatttgtatgaataaaatgcTCAAAAAAATTTAAGAGCTTTTTAGAGCCACAAGAGAGAGTTCAGCACTGGGATCCATTCCATTATAGAAGTATCTTTAAAAAGAGCCAGACTCCTCATCACTAATTTTCTTACCAGAAAGTGACATGACAGACACTAACCATACTAAAGGCCTGTAGCTCATTCATCCGCAGCCTGTATTTGTCGTGGTAACCCTGGATTTCATTATCGGGAAGCTTTGCCTCATCAAGCTCCAGTTTTTGCAAAGCTCTCCGCACGTACTCCACAAATGATTTAGTCTTGGAGTAAACATTGCCCACTCGTTTTTCACTGTGgatgaaacaaacacataatTCAACTGTCTATGCACTGTCCTTGTTATCAGCTCACACCAAGCAACATTAGCAAACAATCAAGGTTCAAAATTACTTCACTTAATCCTTTTGTGACTGTAGTGTTTTCGTTTAGTTCAAATTATTaactattaaattattattaaatgtcaACACAGtacactaaacactaaatccctTAATTAAAGTGATACTTAGCTGCACTCAGAACTGTTCTAGAGTGATTCATTTTTTAGATAAAAGTGTATAACGTTTATTGTAGTGGTGTGTTTCTAaacattttattgcaaatgaGATTCAATAATTTCTAATCATCAGTGAcatgcttgggtctttttaatcaggAAGTCTACAGTCATTACTCGGTCAGTAAAAAATGTGGTTTGGAGGAAGACAATTTACAATTTTTGTGTCACTATTGTTTATACTAATAAtgaaagtcatttttaatttaaataaaaaaaaaaagcttgataAAAGGAAAAACACTGAGTaagtttttgtcatattgcccagTCACAATTTGCTgccaaaacactgaaatgaaCCACATAAAACCAAATATGGCTTTATAAATGGATCTAATGGTTCCCTTTCACTTCAgggaatattaaaaaataaaaataaaagtgatgaAAAAGTGTATAGCTATATAGAGGCAAAGTAGTGAATTAGGGTGTGCTTAATATATTACAGtttaaatctgaaaaaacaCTCTCCAGGATATTGTTGTCTAGTGTGTACACAGTACCTTTTAAATGATCCATAGTGGTCCCTGAGTATAACATGCAGTACAGCCCGATAAAACAAAGACTCCATTGGAATctgaacaaaaagaaacaaccaTCAGGGAGTTAACTGGATGAATATTTTTCACAGTCACAAACAATTAGAGGTGTTTTTAGATTTAATCTACAGTTCTAGGCTTGACTAGTGAGACAGAATCAGTCTTACTTTGATTGCATGAATATTTATAAACATTCCATATTAATAACTGCATGTATCATGTATCGATTTTGGCATGGAAGTATGTGCTACATATTTGAAATACACTTACTGCAGtcgaaaatacaaaaatattgtaGTAGACTTACTATAGTGTTAAAAGCATTCAGCTCTCCAACAACTCCCCTGTATGTAACTGACAAACGCTGTTAAGTTATGCAAATCATTTTGATATTTACACTGTATTTCTTCTTACAGCATATcagattttatttgttattttagttgttatttatttattttatatttacttttattttactttacatgTGTATATTTGCATACTTACTTGACACATGGTTTTGTaaattttaattagatttgATTAATTAATTAGTTGTGTCTACATTTTATTCACTGTTTGTTATTACGAGACATTCTTTTTATGTAATTTGAACTACTGTGAACAAGTAATTTAAGATGTGGATTGATAATAAGTCTGTTCTTTCTGCCTTTTATTAAAAAATTGTGCAAGTACTCTCTTCTGagatattaacaataaaaactcaCCCCTTGGCCATGAGAAAACCTCTCCAGTGCCTGTAGGTaaacaaaacatgttcattCGCATGTAATCTGGACACCTAGCAAAGACAGAATGTACAATGTTTCCTATTTACACACAGAACTTGATAGGGCCATAACCTTTGCCAATAAAAAGCCACAACAATGTGACTTTTATAGGTTGAGGTTACTTTTGGTAGACATAGTTAGCGTGTCTTTAAACCTCACCAAGCACGCAGACATCCTGGCATTTCTtccacaaaaccaggactggtcACGAAGGTACTGACTCAAAGGAAATCCATTTACAGCATGTGATCCCTCTAGAAAAAAGCAcactattttaattttgtattgatCTATGAATTTATGTAAAGGTCATAGACACAAAATGGTGTTAAagccacattatgtaacttttctggagccacctgcttgtctccatagatgttattgctttgccttaaatattccacattatggcactAAACTTGTCCAACTCTATAGTGACAtgcaagtgacaccaccaggctaagttataggtcagatggGCAGAGGTGAGCCCGCTTACAGTAAGATTGCATCATGTTTTAAGTTATTATTGAGGGTGACAGATACATGTAATGCCAGTGGGACATCTCCaatgagacaagaaggtgatggATCTTCCACTGGAAAAGCTACATGCAGCTTGACGTATTATTCAGCATGAATCTTGTCACATCATTTACATTGAGCCTTGAACaggacacacgcacacatttcAATTTGTGTGGTGAGTACTTGACAACCCAGCATCCTTTTATGTCATCTGAAAGGGTCAGTGAGAGAGGGCAGGAGCACTGAACCCAAAGGGATACAGTTGGAGGAAACACTAACAACACATGTGCAGCGgtgacctgatgagtctaacaAACTGTTATGGACGTAACAAAAGAGTACAGCAGCATCATTTTTACATGGATCTTCTTCCTAGTTTTTCATTCTCAGTTTGCTCCTTTTCACTCTGTTGGCCCAAACCTCATTTTAAAGgggcacaatgtaacttttcttgtggagaaTCTGCCATCTACTtctttccatagagatgttattgctttgcttagaatgtttctCATCATGGCATTGAACATagctatttcacatttatttatttttcttttttcattgctcaaatatacattgaaaaacatgtattcttactgtgatttggcctagtggcatcacctgcttgtccccatggtgatagacatgtttaatgccatactatggaacattacaaGAACACAAATAACATCTCCTTACAAACAGGTTGTGGATCCTGTTTTCATCACAGATCCCACCAGAagagttgcatagtgcacctttaagtttatttttctcAGATACCTAAATAAACCTTAATTGTGAAAGTAtgtatatttgtacatttggTATAGTGTTACAGGACTCAGTGTAAAAGCCTCATAGACTAAAAGCATTGTGTCAGCTACAGATATCATCCTATGTGTATCCGTGCAAATATTTAGCCCCTGGGTTATGTCTCGCATACTTATCTGAGTGAAGATGGCGCCTCTGTGAGTAAACAGTGTCAGGTTGAGTGATTccaaaaagctttaaaaattaATCATTCTATTCAGTTAATTGGTTACTTACAATATGTTATCCTTAGTGGCTTAGTGGTTTATTAAAGCTGAGTAGGCCACTATCGAAACTGGCTTGATTTCAAGTTGGTACAACCAAAAATTTTTTGAGTTACTCACAGGATTTAGGTAATTTTTACACTTTGCCTTTGTATTATTTACAGACTATGGACTTAAAGCAATGACCCCTAAAATGTTGTATGAGGTTCCAGAAATCATGCACCTCTATCAATGGTTTTGATACAGGGTGtattatgataataataataataataataataataataataataataataataataataataataataataatagtataagCAACATGGGGGTGTATACCATAATACGTAAATAGAGACATATGTCACAACTAGGCAGTGAAGACTATTGAGAAAGTATAGAGAAGAAAGTCGTTGTGAATGATTTGCAtgaaatttgtttaaataaataaaaaccacAAATACAAGCAGCAGTCAAATTCACTTAAAACCATATATGACTTGGATGCCTATGCATGTGTGTATTTACCCTCAGCTGTGGGGTCAAACTCTTCAGACAGTAGGTGATAACAACAGCCCACACTGCAGACTGCACTTAACTCTGTTTTAGCCACAAACATCCTCAGAGAGCTGGGAGCCAAGTCCCCACAAGTGTGTAAGCCTACAAGAACTGCAGCCTAGTGATGGCAAAAAAAATATAGATGTTAACATTTATTCATAATGCACCATGAAAATTAGCTTCACTAAACTTAACTTAAGTACTGACATAAAcagatttttcatgtgtatacagttttgttttgctcaccTGTAGTCCACTGATTAACTCTCGTAGTTCTGTTTCTGCAGTAACATAAGATGTGATAGGTGAAAACAAGGGACCTTCACTGCTACTTGTGTTTTGGGCTTTTCTTTCTAAATTCTCCTGCTTCCTCTTCTCTCGTTCCTCTTTGGTCAGTTGGCTAGAAGGTGCTCTCAATGATGTTGTCTCAATCAAATCTAAAGATAATGCGTTTAAAAACAAGTCGTCTGAAGATTCTTGGTTTGTCTTGTCTGGTTCCAAATGTTCCTCTATAACATT contains:
- the mettl25 gene encoding methyltransferase-like protein 25, with the protein product MMSATPSLTHVQQKIDEVKRFLAIALSIANAHTVEFYTHDVWSHFMDVAPEEVLSAVITHGVHQREHKCKENEKVQATFGFCPESHRLVNIFEMLEAARMHSLPGLGICLSREELLLSMQQICSNSGSSTTNAVCATLETDEFMNSKKSHEVQCMSEIVAHLAQGCQVKQIIDVGSGKGYLSSFLSMQYGLQVYGIDSSSTNTHGAQERDRKLKKFSKAFQQHSKEKKRNTPQGEIKSNNITQTDKRTEVEKTEMPSSSGDDLPNVIEEHLEPDKTNQESSDDLFLNALSLDLIETTSLRAPSSQLTKEEREKRKQENLERKAQNTSSSEGPLFSPITSYVTAETELRELISGLQAAVLVGLHTCGDLAPSSLRMFVAKTELSAVCSVGCCYHLLSEEFDPTAEEGSHAVNGFPLSQYLRDQSWFCGRNARMSACLALERFSHGQGIPMESLFYRAVLHVILRDHYGSFKSEKRVGNVYSKTKSFVEYVRRALQKLELDEAKLPDNEIQGYHDKYRLRMNELQAFSMLKLTLAPCIEGLILLDRLCYLKEQENVSFSALVQLFDPLLSPRCYAVIGLKKNR